From a region of the Sesamum indicum cultivar Zhongzhi No. 13 linkage group LG3, S_indicum_v1.0, whole genome shotgun sequence genome:
- the LOC105159187 gene encoding uncharacterized protein LOC105159187 isoform X2, giving the protein MDAEKPSTSRRGSVRERKMALQQDVDKLKKRLRHEENVHRALERAFTRPLGSLPRLPPYLPPHTLELLAEVAVLEEEVVRLEEKIKYLKTKQSDSSLHTEANSPTIVLKTLPSLSDERRGKENQSSTNSLKNKRLLNSKVQPMRTRVKKSPIGCTSGKRHSDPQISQLESQVMDHETSEEKIPVKRDAISPIDDSPNKISESILKCLMKIFLRMSSKKNSTITETLPAVPVLHSLESLAYAECNDPYDLCSKFGKREIGPYKHLVSIEASSINPNRTAISVFLVQRLKLLLQRLATVDLKGLSHQEKLAFWINIYNSCMMNAFIAYGIPDSPEMVVELMQKATVNVGGHILNAITIEHFILRLPYHSQYTFSKGTKYDTRGMLGLEISEPLVTFALSCGSWSSPAVRVYTACQVENELETAKRDYLQAAVGISNANKVIAIPKLLDWYLLDFAKDLESLLDWICLQLPSELGKEAMKCIENMEDEPHLQTLHIIPYEFSFRYLFQT; this is encoded by the exons ATGGATGCTGAGAAACCAAGTACGAGCCGTCGAGGCTCAGTTAGAGAAAGAAAGATGGCATTGCAACAAGAT GTTGATAAGCTGAAGAAGAGACTCAGACATGAGGAAAATGTTCATAGAGCTTTGGAAAGAGCCTTTACTAGACCGTTGGGATCTCTTCCTCGTTTACCACCTTATCTCCCCCCTCAT ACATTAGAGCTTCTAGCTGAAGTAGCTGTTCTGGAAGAAGAAGTCGTTCGGCTTGAAGAAAAG ATAAAATATCTGAAGACAAAGCAATCCGATTCGTCGCTTCATACTGAGGCAAATTCTCCAACGATCGTATTGAAAACTTTACCTTCTCTTTCAG ATGAAAGGAGAGGAAAAGAGAACCAGTCAAGCACCAATTCACTAAAGAACAAGAGATTGCTCAACTCAAAAGTACAACCAATGAGAACTCGAGTTAAAAAGTCGCCCATTGGATGCACATCAGGCAAGAGGCACTCAGATCCTCAGATATCGCAG TTGGAAAGCCAAGTGATGGACCATGAGACTTCAGAAGAGAAGATTCCTGTAAAGCGGGACGCAATATCACCAATAGATGACAGTCCGAACAAAATTTCTGAGAGTATTCTGAAATgcttaatgaaaatatttttgagaatgagttccaagaagaatAGCACTATCACTGAAACATTACCTGCAGTGCCTGTGCTACATTCTTTAGAAAGCTTAGCATATGCAGAGTGTAATGATCCTTACGATTTGTGTTCAAAGTTTGGGAAGAGAGAAATTGGTCCATACAAGCATTTAGTTTCCATTGAAGCTTCTTCCATCAACCCGAACCGAACAGCAATATCCGTCTTCCTGGTTCAGAGACTAAA GCTTCTGCTCCAGAGACTTGCAACAGTTGATTTGAAGGGCCTAAGCCATCAAGAAAAGCTTGCCTTTTGGATTAACATCTAcaattcatgcatgatgaat GCATTTATTGCGTATGGCATTCCAGATAGCCCTGAAATGGTAGTTGAACTGATGCAGAAG GCAACAGTAAATGTTGGCGGACACATTCTCAATGCAATAACCATCGAGCATTTCATATTGAGATTGCCTTATCACTCACAATAT ACTTTCTCGAAAGGTACAAAATACGATACACGTGGAATGCTTGGTCTGGAAATATCTGAACCGTTGGTAACATTTGCTCTGTCTTGTGGAAGCTGGTCCTCCCCTGCT GTGCGAGTTTACACCGCATGTCAAGTTGAAAACGAGCTGGAAACGGCTAAAAGAGACTACTTACAAGCAGCAGTTGGCATTTCAAACGCTAACAAAGTTATAGCAATACCGAAATTACTGGATTGGTATCTCCTAGACTTTGCTAAGGACTTGGAGTCGTTGCTGGATTGGATATGCCTTCAACTACCATCCGAACTTGGAAAAGAAGCAATGAAATGCATCGAGAACATGGAAGATGAGCCTCACTTACAGACTCTTCACATAATACCGTACGAGTTTAGCTTCAGGTACCTTTTCCAGACATGA
- the LOC105159187 gene encoding uncharacterized protein LOC105159187 isoform X1 — MDAEKPSTSRRGSVRERKMALQQDVDKLKKRLRHEENVHRALERAFTRPLGSLPRLPPYLPPHTLELLAEVAVLEEEVVRLEEKVVHFRQGLYQEAVYISSSKKNMDNSADLCDPVQIKYLKTKQSDSSLHTEANSPTIVLKTLPSLSDERRGKENQSSTNSLKNKRLLNSKVQPMRTRVKKSPIGCTSGKRHSDPQISQLESQVMDHETSEEKIPVKRDAISPIDDSPNKISESILKCLMKIFLRMSSKKNSTITETLPAVPVLHSLESLAYAECNDPYDLCSKFGKREIGPYKHLVSIEASSINPNRTAISVFLVQRLKLLLQRLATVDLKGLSHQEKLAFWINIYNSCMMNAFIAYGIPDSPEMVVELMQKATVNVGGHILNAITIEHFILRLPYHSQYTFSKGTKYDTRGMLGLEISEPLVTFALSCGSWSSPAVRVYTACQVENELETAKRDYLQAAVGISNANKVIAIPKLLDWYLLDFAKDLESLLDWICLQLPSELGKEAMKCIENMEDEPHLQTLHIIPYEFSFRYLFQT, encoded by the exons ATGGATGCTGAGAAACCAAGTACGAGCCGTCGAGGCTCAGTTAGAGAAAGAAAGATGGCATTGCAACAAGAT GTTGATAAGCTGAAGAAGAGACTCAGACATGAGGAAAATGTTCATAGAGCTTTGGAAAGAGCCTTTACTAGACCGTTGGGATCTCTTCCTCGTTTACCACCTTATCTCCCCCCTCAT ACATTAGAGCTTCTAGCTGAAGTAGCTGTTCTGGAAGAAGAAGTCGTTCGGCTTGAAGAAAAGGTGGTGCATTTCAGGCAAGGATTATATCAAGAAGCTGTCTACATTTCGTCCTCCAAGAAAAACATGGATAATTCAGCTGATTTATGTGACCCTGTTCAGATAAAATATCTGAAGACAAAGCAATCCGATTCGTCGCTTCATACTGAGGCAAATTCTCCAACGATCGTATTGAAAACTTTACCTTCTCTTTCAG ATGAAAGGAGAGGAAAAGAGAACCAGTCAAGCACCAATTCACTAAAGAACAAGAGATTGCTCAACTCAAAAGTACAACCAATGAGAACTCGAGTTAAAAAGTCGCCCATTGGATGCACATCAGGCAAGAGGCACTCAGATCCTCAGATATCGCAG TTGGAAAGCCAAGTGATGGACCATGAGACTTCAGAAGAGAAGATTCCTGTAAAGCGGGACGCAATATCACCAATAGATGACAGTCCGAACAAAATTTCTGAGAGTATTCTGAAATgcttaatgaaaatatttttgagaatgagttccaagaagaatAGCACTATCACTGAAACATTACCTGCAGTGCCTGTGCTACATTCTTTAGAAAGCTTAGCATATGCAGAGTGTAATGATCCTTACGATTTGTGTTCAAAGTTTGGGAAGAGAGAAATTGGTCCATACAAGCATTTAGTTTCCATTGAAGCTTCTTCCATCAACCCGAACCGAACAGCAATATCCGTCTTCCTGGTTCAGAGACTAAA GCTTCTGCTCCAGAGACTTGCAACAGTTGATTTGAAGGGCCTAAGCCATCAAGAAAAGCTTGCCTTTTGGATTAACATCTAcaattcatgcatgatgaat GCATTTATTGCGTATGGCATTCCAGATAGCCCTGAAATGGTAGTTGAACTGATGCAGAAG GCAACAGTAAATGTTGGCGGACACATTCTCAATGCAATAACCATCGAGCATTTCATATTGAGATTGCCTTATCACTCACAATAT ACTTTCTCGAAAGGTACAAAATACGATACACGTGGAATGCTTGGTCTGGAAATATCTGAACCGTTGGTAACATTTGCTCTGTCTTGTGGAAGCTGGTCCTCCCCTGCT GTGCGAGTTTACACCGCATGTCAAGTTGAAAACGAGCTGGAAACGGCTAAAAGAGACTACTTACAAGCAGCAGTTGGCATTTCAAACGCTAACAAAGTTATAGCAATACCGAAATTACTGGATTGGTATCTCCTAGACTTTGCTAAGGACTTGGAGTCGTTGCTGGATTGGATATGCCTTCAACTACCATCCGAACTTGGAAAAGAAGCAATGAAATGCATCGAGAACATGGAAGATGAGCCTCACTTACAGACTCTTCACATAATACCGTACGAGTTTAGCTTCAGGTACCTTTTCCAGACATGA